A part of Melittangium boletus DSM 14713 genomic DNA contains:
- the gatA gene encoding Asp-tRNA(Asn)/Glu-tRNA(Gln) amidotransferase subunit GatA produces MRLTDLTLLELAEKLASGQTSSVEATRACLARIAQVDGKVKAFLRLDERGALAAAEASDARRASGTHLGPLDGVPVAVKDIFLTEGVETTCASRVLQGFIPPYDATVVALLKQAGMPIVGKLNQDEFAMGSSNESSAYGPCHNPWDLERTPGGSSGGSAAALAAREVFGTLGTDTGGSIRQPAALTNTVGLKPTYGRVSRYGVIAYASSLDAPGPMGRTVGDVAALLQVLARHDPLDSTSAAVDVPDYRADLEGGVAGLKLGVPREYFVEGMDPEVEAAVRAALAAYERLGATLVDVSLPHTKYALATYYLLAPAEASSNLARYDGVRYGFRARESKGLKELYGQTRDQGFGPEVKRRVMLGTYALSAGYYDAYYIRAQKVRTLIREDFTRAFSQVDAILTPTSPVPAFKLGEKVDDPLSMYLMDVCTLPCNLAGLPGLSLPCGFTRAGLPVGLQLMGRPFDEAKLLRIARAFEREHDFTRRLAPI; encoded by the coding sequence ATGCGGTTGACCGACCTCACCCTGCTGGAGTTGGCGGAGAAGCTCGCCTCGGGGCAGACGAGCTCCGTGGAGGCGACGCGGGCGTGTCTGGCGCGCATCGCCCAGGTGGACGGGAAGGTGAAGGCCTTCCTGCGCCTGGACGAACGGGGCGCGCTGGCGGCCGCCGAGGCGAGCGACGCGCGCCGGGCCTCGGGCACGCACCTGGGCCCGCTGGATGGCGTGCCGGTGGCCGTCAAGGACATCTTCCTCACCGAGGGCGTGGAGACCACGTGCGCCTCGCGCGTGCTCCAGGGCTTCATTCCGCCCTACGACGCCACGGTGGTGGCACTGCTGAAACAGGCGGGCATGCCCATTGTCGGCAAGCTCAACCAGGACGAGTTCGCGATGGGCTCGTCCAACGAATCGAGCGCCTACGGCCCGTGCCACAACCCGTGGGACCTCGAGCGCACGCCGGGAGGCTCCTCGGGAGGCTCGGCGGCGGCGCTGGCGGCGCGCGAGGTGTTCGGCACGCTGGGCACGGACACGGGCGGCTCCATCCGCCAGCCCGCGGCGCTCACCAACACGGTGGGGCTCAAACCCACCTATGGGCGCGTGTCGCGCTATGGCGTCATCGCCTACGCCTCGTCCCTGGACGCGCCGGGCCCCATGGGGCGCACGGTGGGCGACGTGGCGGCGCTGCTGCAGGTGCTCGCGCGGCATGATCCGCTCGACTCCACGTCGGCGGCGGTGGACGTGCCGGACTACCGGGCGGACCTGGAAGGCGGCGTGGCGGGGCTCAAGCTCGGCGTGCCGCGCGAGTACTTCGTCGAGGGCATGGACCCGGAAGTCGAGGCGGCGGTGCGCGCGGCGCTCGCGGCCTACGAGCGGCTGGGCGCCACGCTGGTGGATGTGTCCCTGCCGCACACGAAGTACGCGCTGGCGACGTACTACCTGCTGGCCCCGGCGGAGGCCTCGAGCAACCTGGCCCGCTACGATGGCGTGCGCTACGGCTTCCGGGCGCGCGAGAGCAAGGGGCTCAAGGAGCTGTACGGCCAGACGCGCGACCAGGGCTTCGGGCCCGAGGTGAAGCGCCGCGTCATGCTGGGCACGTACGCGCTGTCGGCGGGCTACTACGACGCCTACTACATCCGGGCGCAGAAGGTGCGCACGCTCATCCGCGAGGACTTCACGCGGGCCTTCTCCCAGGTGGACGCCATCCTGACGCCCACCTCGCCCGTGCCGGCCTTCAAGCTGGGCGAGAAGGTGGATGACCCGCTGTCCATGTACCTCATGGACGTGTGCACGCTGCCGTGCAACCTGGCGGGGCTGCCCGGTCTGTCCCTGCCGTGTGGTTTCACCCGCGCGGGCCTGCCGGTGGGGTTGCAGCTCATGGGCCGGCCGTTCGACGAGGCGAAGCTGCTACGGATCGCCCGGGCGTTCGAGCGGGAGCACGACTTCACGCGCCGCCTGGCCCCCATCTGA
- a CDS encoding DUF2752 domain-containing protein has translation MKVHLPAPNRTLGVSDLLGLVGLVGLLVARYIPVARIIPFWGCAFRDQTGWPCLGCGLTRVADRVAHFQFASAWHVNPLGTVGAFFFALMVVVTVLHLVFAMPVPRFELSDTEWQRVRLAAIGLILINYAWVVVVTRFPYLLT, from the coding sequence GTGAAGGTTCATCTTCCCGCTCCCAATCGCACCCTTGGGGTGTCCGATCTGCTGGGCCTCGTGGGTCTCGTCGGGCTGCTCGTCGCCCGCTACATCCCCGTGGCCCGGATCATCCCCTTCTGGGGCTGTGCCTTCCGGGATCAGACCGGGTGGCCCTGCCTGGGTTGTGGCCTCACGCGCGTGGCGGACCGGGTGGCCCACTTCCAGTTCGCCAGCGCCTGGCACGTCAACCCGCTGGGCACCGTGGGCGCCTTCTTCTTCGCGCTGATGGTCGTCGTCACGGTGCTGCACCTCGTGTTCGCCATGCCCGTGCCCCGGTTCGAGCTGTCCGACACGGAATGGCAGCGGGTGCGCCTCGCGGCCATCGGGCTCATCCTCATCAACTACGCTTGGGTGGTGGTGGTGACGCGGTTCCCCTACCTGCTCACCTAG
- a CDS encoding DUF4920 domain-containing protein gives MKTSRATVVTLFALPLMALAGTPPAAQKASAQKPAEKPAVQAECPHPHEAAAGEKPHENWTLTRGEALKGAPPVTLAELLAKPQTHDGQTVRVEGQVRKACQKKGCWMELASSDKGAGVRVTFKNYGFFVPVDAAGSAARVEGVVKVSELSEDMAKHYEAEGAIVPRGSDGKPREVQLVASGVELRR, from the coding sequence ATGAAGACCTCGCGCGCGACCGTGGTGACGCTGTTCGCTCTCCCCCTCATGGCCCTCGCCGGGACTCCGCCCGCCGCCCAGAAGGCGTCCGCGCAGAAGCCCGCCGAGAAGCCCGCCGTCCAGGCGGAGTGCCCCCATCCCCACGAGGCCGCCGCGGGCGAGAAGCCCCACGAGAACTGGACCCTGACGCGCGGCGAGGCCCTCAAGGGCGCCCCGCCCGTGACGCTCGCCGAGCTGCTGGCCAAACCCCAGACCCATGACGGCCAGACGGTGCGGGTGGAGGGCCAGGTGCGCAAGGCCTGCCAGAAGAAGGGCTGCTGGATGGAGCTCGCCTCGAGCGACAAGGGCGCGGGCGTGCGCGTGACGTTCAAGAACTACGGCTTCTTCGTGCCGGTGGACGCGGCGGGCTCGGCGGCGCGGGTGGAGGGCGTGGTGAAGGTGTCCGAGCTGAGCGAGGACATGGCGAAGCACTACGAGGCCGAGGGCGCCATCGTTCCCCGGGGCAGCGATGGCAAGCCGCGCGAGGTGCAGCTCGTGGCCTCCGGCGTGGAACTGCGCCGCTGA
- a CDS encoding radical SAM protein produces the protein MEGRYSLVERAHALLADEQGTLYKEAPYRVALCYPSPYHVGMSSLGYQAIYGEVHAHPGVSAERAFLPDDVEAYRRTRTPLFSLESQSPVADFHLLAFSVAYELELTGLFSMLELAHIPLLKEERTERHPLIVAGGPLTFSNPDPLEPFVDVLVQGEAEDLIHVLLDAAVSLDKEALLTHLAAIPGFRVPGRGGARYHVAKATDSRLPARSAIITPHTELRSMFLIEPERGCSRGCHYCVMRRTTNGGMRTVPPERILSLIPEHARRVGLVGAAVTDHPRIVELLRTLVDAGREVGVSSLRADRLTQELVDQLRRGGATNLTVAADGASQRMRDLVDRKHSEEQILRAAHFAKTAGMRQLKVYNVVGLPLEEDADVDELARFTTELSRIMPVALGVAPFVAKRNTPLDGAPFAGIREVEVRLERLRKGLKGRAEVRPTSARWAWVEYMLAQCGPESGLAAMDAWKAGGSFAAFKRAFQERGCRPYMARRVEDGRRRATTWPIVDGVAPPTAA, from the coding sequence ATGGAGGGTCGCTACTCACTCGTTGAACGCGCTCACGCCCTGTTGGCGGACGAGCAGGGCACCCTCTACAAGGAGGCGCCCTACCGGGTCGCGCTCTGCTACCCCAGCCCCTACCACGTGGGGATGAGCTCCCTCGGTTACCAGGCGATCTACGGTGAGGTGCATGCCCACCCCGGGGTTTCCGCCGAGCGGGCCTTCCTGCCCGACGACGTGGAGGCGTACCGCCGCACGCGCACCCCCCTCTTCTCGCTCGAGTCGCAGTCGCCCGTGGCCGACTTCCACCTGCTCGCCTTCTCGGTGGCGTACGAGTTGGAGCTCACGGGGCTGTTCTCCATGTTGGAGTTGGCCCACATCCCCCTGCTCAAGGAGGAGCGCACGGAGCGCCATCCGCTGATCGTCGCGGGAGGGCCGCTCACCTTCTCCAACCCGGATCCGCTCGAGCCCTTCGTGGATGTGCTCGTGCAGGGCGAGGCCGAGGATCTGATCCACGTGCTCCTGGACGCGGCGGTGTCCCTGGACAAGGAGGCCCTGCTCACGCACCTGGCGGCCATCCCCGGCTTCCGCGTGCCCGGGAGGGGAGGAGCGCGCTACCACGTCGCCAAGGCCACGGATTCCCGGCTCCCGGCGCGCTCGGCCATCATCACCCCTCATACGGAATTGCGCTCGATGTTCCTCATCGAGCCGGAGCGTGGCTGCTCGCGCGGGTGCCACTACTGTGTCATGCGGCGCACCACCAACGGGGGCATGCGCACCGTGCCGCCCGAGAGGATCCTCTCCCTCATCCCCGAGCACGCCAGGCGCGTGGGGCTCGTGGGCGCGGCCGTGACGGATCACCCCCGCATCGTCGAGCTGTTGCGCACCCTCGTGGACGCCGGCCGGGAGGTGGGCGTGTCCTCGCTGCGCGCGGATCGGCTCACCCAGGAGCTGGTGGATCAGCTCCGGCGCGGCGGGGCAACCAACCTCACCGTGGCCGCGGACGGCGCCTCGCAACGCATGCGCGACCTGGTGGATCGCAAGCACTCGGAGGAGCAGATCCTCCGCGCGGCCCACTTCGCCAAGACGGCCGGCATGCGCCAGCTCAAGGTCTACAACGTCGTGGGCCTGCCCCTGGAGGAGGACGCGGACGTGGACGAGCTGGCGCGCTTCACCACGGAGTTGTCGCGCATCATGCCGGTGGCGCTCGGCGTGGCCCCCTTCGTGGCCAAGCGCAACACGCCCCTGGATGGCGCCCCCTTCGCGGGCATCCGCGAGGTGGAGGTCCGGCTGGAGCGGCTGCGCAAGGGGCTCAAGGGCCGGGCCGAGGTGCGCCCCACGTCGGCCCGGTGGGCCTGGGTGGAGTACATGCTCGCCCAGTGTGGGCCCGAGTCGGGGCTTGCCGCCATGGATGCCTGGAAGGCCGGTGGGAGCTTCGCGGCCTTCAAGCGGGCCTTCCAGGAGCGCGGCTGCCGGCCCTACATGGCCCGACGCGTGGAGGACGGGCGGCGCCGGGCCACCACGTGGCCCATTGTCGACGGGGTGGCACCTCCGACCGCCGCCTGA
- the plsY gene encoding glycerol-3-phosphate 1-O-acyltransferase PlsY translates to MSSATLLLLGYLAGSIPFGVLLTRWVRGVDVRQSGSGNIGATNVTRVAGKKLGAVVLLLDALKGSLAVGLALWFAPEEPRMHAAVGLAAFLGHVYPVWLKLHGGKGVATALGVLVVLVPVAALSAALVYAGLVAAWRVSSVGSLAGGVTAVVLSALTAPAPEYAGLAVLLFALILWTHRSNIHRLLRRTERRF, encoded by the coding sequence TTGTCCTCCGCCACGCTCCTCCTGCTGGGCTACCTCGCCGGCTCCATTCCCTTCGGCGTGCTGCTCACCCGGTGGGTGCGCGGCGTGGACGTGCGCCAGAGCGGCAGCGGCAACATCGGCGCCACCAACGTCACCCGCGTGGCCGGCAAGAAGCTGGGCGCCGTGGTGCTGCTGCTCGATGCCCTCAAGGGCTCGCTCGCCGTGGGCCTCGCCCTGTGGTTCGCGCCCGAGGAGCCCCGGATGCACGCCGCGGTGGGGCTCGCCGCCTTCCTCGGCCACGTCTACCCCGTGTGGCTCAAGCTGCACGGCGGCAAGGGCGTGGCCACCGCGCTCGGGGTGCTCGTCGTGCTCGTGCCCGTGGCGGCCCTCTCCGCGGCGCTCGTCTACGCGGGGCTCGTGGCCGCCTGGCGTGTGAGCTCCGTGGGCTCGCTGGCGGGCGGAGTGACGGCCGTCGTCCTCTCCGCCCTCACCGCTCCGGCCCCCGAGTACGCGGGGCTCGCCGTCCTACTCTTCGCCCTCATCCTCTGGACGCACCGGAGCAACATCCACCGGCTGCTGCGGCGCACCGAGCGGCGCTTCTGA
- the gatC gene encoding Asp-tRNA(Asn)/Glu-tRNA(Gln) amidotransferase subunit GatC, with the protein MKLSVEQVRHVATLARLSLSSSEEERYAEQLSAILDAVAQLQELDVSGVEPTSHASLASALLREDAPKPSLTPDQALANAPARGGTSFAVPKILE; encoded by the coding sequence ATGAAGCTCTCCGTCGAGCAGGTCCGCCACGTGGCCACCCTGGCCCGCTTGTCGCTGTCGTCCTCGGAGGAGGAGCGCTATGCCGAGCAGCTCTCCGCCATCCTCGACGCGGTGGCGCAGTTGCAGGAGTTGGACGTGAGCGGCGTGGAGCCCACGTCCCATGCCTCGCTCGCCTCCGCGCTCCTGCGAGAGGACGCGCCCAAGCCTTCCCTGACGCCGGATCAGGCCCTGGCCAACGCACCGGCGCGGGGTGGCACCAGCTTCGCCGTCCCGAAGATCCTGGAGTGA
- a CDS encoding antibiotic biosynthesis monooxygenase family protein, producing MLVTINRFRVSAEEARHLEAAFGSRSRTVDRYEGFLGLEVLRSFEPEPELLLVTRWRDRECMKAYFQSEDFKATRAASARQDATFTLYEVVAR from the coding sequence ATGCTCGTCACCATCAATCGTTTCCGCGTCTCCGCGGAGGAGGCCCGGCACCTGGAAGCCGCCTTCGGCTCGCGCTCGCGCACGGTGGACCGGTACGAGGGCTTCCTGGGGCTGGAAGTGCTGCGCTCCTTCGAACCCGAGCCCGAGCTGCTGCTGGTGACGCGCTGGCGGGACAGGGAGTGCATGAAGGCCTACTTCCAATCCGAGGACTTCAAGGCGACCCGGGCGGCGAGCGCCCGCCAGGACGCCACCTTCACGTTGTACGAGGTGGTGGCCCGTTGA
- a CDS encoding zf-TFIIB domain-containing protein, whose amino-acid sequence MSHLEKPSNPEEAYFQQEEIEKKRKLAYEQNQRLAAQQREELRALHHMKCPRCGLDLQPIKRGEVEIDTCFNCHGIFLDAGELEALQKQMAHEKDGTWMGAVLNLFKNK is encoded by the coding sequence ATGTCCCACCTTGAGAAGCCGTCGAACCCCGAAGAGGCCTACTTCCAGCAGGAAGAAATCGAGAAGAAGCGCAAGCTGGCCTACGAGCAGAATCAGCGGCTGGCGGCTCAGCAGCGCGAGGAGCTCAGGGCCCTGCACCACATGAAGTGCCCCCGGTGTGGCCTGGACCTGCAGCCCATCAAGCGGGGCGAGGTGGAGATCGACACCTGCTTCAACTGCCATGGCATCTTCCTGGACGCGGGCGAGCTCGAGGCGCTGCAGAAGCAGATGGCGCACGAGAAGGACGGCACGTGGATGGGCGCGGTGCTCAACCTGTTCAAGAACAAGTAG
- a CDS encoding THUMP domain-containing class I SAM-dependent RNA methyltransferase produces MAERLALFATTARGTEELLADELKELGARRIRQDRGGVRFMASLDEALKVCLWSRIAMRVLYPLGEFEARGAEGLYEAVASVPWEEHLTPETTFAVEATLKDSEHSHTGFVALKVKDAVVDRMRDKRGARPDVDPRNPDVRVVAHLVREKLSLSLDLCGEPLHRRGYRVRPTAAPMKETLAAALLRAAGYTGEEALVDPMCGSGTVLIEGGLIARRRAPGIARDFAVEKWPHLGARARELLEDMRADARRHERKVAVPILGFDKDPEALEAARRNVKAARLSEEIVLSEGDATKLPPLPEPPGLLLTNPPYGDRLGSGGQKGMKSFYFKLGDSLRAQKGWRLFVLSGNEAFESAFHARPSSRRQLWNGPIECTLLGYRPFYVRPGSSEAPLGAPQQPVDVAPVRPEDEGEE; encoded by the coding sequence ATGGCCGAACGTCTCGCGCTCTTCGCCACCACCGCCCGCGGTACCGAGGAACTCCTCGCCGACGAACTCAAGGAGCTGGGTGCGCGCCGCATCCGGCAGGACCGCGGAGGGGTGCGCTTCATGGCCTCGCTCGACGAGGCGCTCAAGGTCTGCCTCTGGTCGCGCATCGCCATGCGCGTGCTCTACCCCCTGGGCGAGTTCGAGGCCCGGGGCGCCGAGGGCCTGTACGAGGCCGTGGCCAGCGTCCCCTGGGAGGAGCACCTGACGCCGGAGACGACCTTCGCGGTGGAGGCCACGCTCAAGGACAGCGAGCACAGCCACACGGGCTTCGTGGCGCTCAAGGTGAAGGACGCGGTGGTGGACCGCATGCGCGACAAGCGCGGCGCGCGGCCGGACGTGGATCCCCGCAATCCGGACGTGCGGGTGGTGGCCCACCTGGTGCGCGAGAAGCTGTCGCTGTCCCTGGACCTGTGCGGCGAGCCCCTGCACCGGCGCGGCTACCGGGTGCGCCCCACCGCGGCCCCCATGAAGGAGACGCTGGCGGCGGCCCTGCTGCGCGCCGCGGGCTACACGGGCGAGGAGGCGCTGGTGGACCCCATGTGCGGCTCGGGGACGGTGCTCATCGAGGGCGGCCTCATCGCCCGCCGTCGCGCGCCCGGCATCGCCCGGGACTTCGCCGTGGAGAAATGGCCCCACCTGGGAGCACGCGCCCGGGAGCTGCTCGAGGACATGCGCGCGGATGCCCGCCGTCACGAGCGCAAGGTGGCCGTGCCGATTCTCGGCTTCGACAAGGATCCCGAGGCGCTGGAGGCGGCGCGGCGCAACGTGAAGGCGGCGCGGCTGTCCGAGGAGATCGTCCTCTCGGAAGGCGACGCGACGAAGCTGCCGCCCCTGCCCGAGCCCCCGGGCCTGCTGCTCACCAACCCCCCTTATGGAGACCGCCTGGGCTCCGGGGGCCAGAAGGGCATGAAGAGCTTCTACTTCAAGCTGGGCGACAGCCTGCGCGCCCAGAAGGGCTGGAGGCTGTTCGTGCTCTCGGGCAACGAGGCCTTCGAGAGCGCCTTCCACGCGCGTCCGAGCAGCCGCCGCCAGCTATGGAATGGCCCCATCGAGTGCACGCTGCTCGGCTACCGGCCGTTCTACGTCCGCCCGGGGTCGTCAGAAGCGCCGCTCGGTGCGCCGCAGCAGCCGGTGGATGTTGCTCCGGTGCGTCCAGAGGATGAGGGCGAAGAGTAG
- a CDS encoding DNA translocase FtsK, whose amino-acid sequence MAERTARAEKTVLSRQEIATRRKALAEKKAKRNGGEEAGPGRKALIGLVLLAASVLSLVSVATYSIKDRKGPGFQNAVGPMGHLVAESLRGMLGVWAYLLPLCGFYAAMVVFVGSRERRRWPQMVAFVLLTLSGAVLAQLFIGNQPGQAHPPGGLVGSTLGGMLVGLFSTVGTIILVTTVCAAALIVGTQYTFLKLCSLAWDGACVLAKRLEASALVFWEQQKQAYQERKAIAAQEQEEEDAFLAQLEEEEAALDEAEQLVAEAEAAEAEAMAEEALRLARQEEKERVALAKKAAKEAKEAAREARRNPELPASTPVIVTPPAAPARPAPGADPVWASFLAPSGAATAAPQLQLPPPAEAPKGKRGKAPQIVTGLAEEPIDSAPEPQAPPAPAAIIPAPPSALAARTPLIVEPKAPPKPTAVVAKKRDHEFQFVGGRTSFSLPPLDVLSIEKKERSALDKDAFLTTAEKLRAKLADFGITGEVVEIRPGPVVTMYEFLPGPGIKVSKIAALQDDLAMAMEAMRVRIVAPIPGKGVVGIEVPNRDRETVYLKEIAEQDVFQKAGSKLTMCVGKDIEGMPYVFDLAKAPHLLIAGTTGSGKSVAVNSMIMSILLKSTPEEVRFIMVDPKMLELSVYEGIPHLLLPVVTDPKKAALALRWAVEEMERRYQMLSEAGVRNIAGFNKFVETSEAERAAKPAGEAPKKASAPKKPKKVLVVDVATPEDAVIEEPSSGNDGPGVAAPRYDDEDVREALPEPLSDESSEPALAADEGDDEDGMDDAVDAALEASDESSTPEEKKEWKKLPYIVVIIDELADLMMVASREVETYVARLAQMARAAGIHLMVATQRPSTDVVTGIIKANFPTRISFMLRSKPDSMTILGTVGAEALLGMGDMLIMPPTSAHLQRVHGAFVSENEIKGAVDHLKAQGKPVYDESILKPRDEDGEGGGGEEDDLSDELYDQALATVSEMKAVSISMLQRKMRIGYNRSARMIERMEREGVVGPADGAKPREVLIRGVGEMGTGAM is encoded by the coding sequence ATGGCGGAACGGACGGCCAGGGCGGAGAAGACGGTCCTGTCTCGGCAGGAAATCGCCACGCGCCGCAAGGCCCTCGCGGAGAAGAAGGCCAAGCGCAACGGCGGCGAGGAGGCCGGCCCGGGCCGCAAGGCCCTCATCGGGTTGGTGCTCCTGGCGGCCTCGGTGCTGTCCCTGGTGTCGGTGGCCACCTACAGCATCAAGGATCGCAAGGGCCCCGGCTTCCAGAACGCGGTGGGCCCCATGGGACACCTCGTCGCCGAGAGCCTGCGCGGAATGCTCGGCGTCTGGGCCTACCTGCTGCCCCTGTGTGGCTTCTACGCCGCCATGGTCGTCTTCGTGGGCAGCCGCGAGCGGCGGCGCTGGCCCCAGATGGTGGCCTTCGTGCTGCTCACCCTGAGCGGCGCCGTGCTCGCCCAGCTCTTCATCGGCAACCAGCCCGGACAGGCCCACCCCCCCGGCGGACTCGTGGGCTCCACCCTGGGTGGCATGCTCGTGGGGCTCTTCTCCACCGTGGGCACCATCATCCTCGTGACCACCGTGTGCGCCGCCGCGCTCATCGTCGGCACCCAGTACACCTTCCTCAAGCTGTGCTCGCTCGCGTGGGACGGGGCGTGCGTGCTCGCCAAACGGCTGGAGGCCTCCGCCCTCGTCTTCTGGGAGCAGCAGAAGCAGGCCTATCAGGAGCGCAAGGCGATCGCCGCCCAGGAGCAGGAGGAGGAGGACGCATTCCTCGCGCAGCTCGAGGAAGAGGAGGCGGCGCTCGACGAGGCCGAGCAGCTCGTCGCCGAGGCCGAGGCCGCCGAGGCCGAGGCCATGGCCGAGGAGGCCCTGCGCCTGGCCCGCCAGGAGGAGAAGGAGCGCGTCGCGCTCGCGAAGAAGGCCGCCAAGGAGGCCAAGGAGGCCGCTCGCGAGGCCCGCAGGAATCCCGAGCTGCCCGCCTCCACCCCCGTCATCGTCACGCCGCCCGCCGCCCCCGCGCGCCCCGCGCCCGGCGCGGATCCCGTGTGGGCCTCCTTCCTGGCTCCCTCGGGCGCCGCCACCGCCGCGCCCCAGCTCCAGCTCCCGCCGCCCGCCGAGGCCCCCAAGGGCAAGCGCGGCAAGGCGCCGCAAATCGTCACCGGCCTGGCCGAGGAGCCCATCGACTCCGCTCCCGAGCCCCAGGCCCCGCCGGCCCCCGCGGCCATCATCCCGGCGCCCCCGTCCGCCCTCGCGGCGCGCACTCCGCTCATCGTGGAGCCCAAGGCCCCGCCCAAGCCCACCGCCGTCGTCGCCAAGAAGAGGGACCACGAGTTCCAGTTCGTGGGCGGCCGCACCAGCTTCTCGCTGCCCCCGCTGGACGTGCTCTCCATCGAGAAGAAGGAGCGCTCGGCGCTCGACAAGGACGCCTTCCTCACCACCGCGGAGAAGCTGCGCGCCAAGCTCGCCGACTTCGGCATCACCGGCGAGGTGGTGGAGATCCGCCCCGGCCCCGTGGTCACCATGTACGAGTTCCTCCCGGGGCCCGGCATCAAGGTGAGCAAGATCGCCGCGCTCCAGGACGACCTCGCCATGGCCATGGAGGCCATGCGCGTGCGCATCGTGGCGCCCATCCCCGGCAAGGGCGTGGTCGGCATCGAGGTGCCCAACCGCGACCGCGAGACCGTCTACCTCAAGGAGATCGCCGAGCAGGACGTCTTCCAGAAGGCCGGCAGCAAGCTCACCATGTGCGTGGGCAAGGACATCGAGGGCATGCCGTACGTCTTCGACCTGGCCAAGGCGCCCCACCTGCTCATCGCGGGTACCACCGGCTCGGGTAAGTCCGTGGCCGTCAACTCCATGATCATGAGCATCCTCCTCAAGTCCACGCCCGAGGAGGTGCGCTTCATCATGGTGGACCCGAAGATGCTGGAGCTCTCCGTGTACGAGGGCATCCCGCACCTGCTCTTGCCCGTGGTGACGGATCCCAAGAAGGCGGCGCTCGCGCTGCGCTGGGCCGTGGAGGAGATGGAGCGGCGCTACCAGATGCTGTCCGAGGCGGGCGTGCGCAACATCGCCGGCTTCAACAAGTTCGTGGAGACGTCCGAGGCCGAGCGCGCCGCCAAGCCCGCCGGGGAAGCGCCGAAGAAGGCCAGCGCGCCCAAGAAGCCCAAGAAGGTGCTCGTGGTGGACGTGGCCACCCCGGAGGACGCCGTCATCGAGGAGCCCTCCTCCGGCAACGACGGCCCCGGTGTCGCCGCGCCCCGCTACGACGACGAGGACGTGCGCGAGGCCCTGCCCGAGCCCCTGTCCGACGAGTCCTCCGAGCCCGCGCTCGCCGCGGACGAGGGCGACGACGAGGACGGCATGGACGACGCGGTGGACGCCGCGCTCGAGGCCTCGGACGAGTCCTCCACTCCCGAGGAGAAGAAGGAGTGGAAGAAGCTGCCCTACATCGTGGTCATCATCGATGAGCTGGCGGACCTGATGATGGTGGCCAGCCGCGAGGTGGAAACGTACGTGGCGCGCCTGGCGCAGATGGCGCGCGCCGCCGGCATCCACCTGATGGTGGCCACGCAGCGCCCGTCCACGGACGTCGTCACCGGCATCATCAAGGCCAACTTCCCCACGCGCATCAGCTTCATGCTGCGCTCCAAGCCCGACTCGATGACCATCCTGGGCACGGTGGGCGCCGAGGCCCTGCTCGGCATGGGCGACATGCTCATCATGCCTCCCACGAGCGCGCACCTGCAGCGCGTGCACGGCGCCTTCGTGTCGGAGAACGAAATCAAGGGCGCGGTGGACCACCTCAAGGCCCAGGGCAAGCCCGTCTACGACGAGTCCATCCTCAAGCCGCGCGACGAGGACGGCGAGGGCGGCGGCGGCGAGGAGGACGACCTGTCCGACGAGCTGTACGATCAGGCGCTCGCCACCGTCAGCGAGATGAAGGCCGTCTCCATCTCCATGCTCCAGCGCAAGATGCGCATCGGCTACAACCGCTCGGCGCGGATGATCGAGCGCATGGAGCGCGAGGGCGTGGTGGGCCCGGCCGACGGCGCCAAGCCCCGCGAAGTGCTCATCCGGGGAGTCGGAGAGATGGGCACCGGCGCGATGTGA